In Janthinobacterium sp. 67, a genomic segment contains:
- a CDS encoding alpha/beta hydrolase: protein MPQEAAPAIPWSVPWPAGGGLFGNIGNLVGSMGNGGRPGPEPTPKHKTATAGALDVTVYYATDRQYQSGSRNYGWQPNRAPPNLSYGSVQVSIPEKRAPGELPLPPWYDVLSGDDAQKYVLIKGITRLSRANFLAAVKARIQAAPERRAAFIYIHGYSNSFDDAARRTAQMAADLDIGALPVFYSWPSKGTLAGYEFDENSAEWTQTHLQAFLADFAEHSSATDIYIIAHSMGNRPMTLALAALLEKRPDLRSLFKQVVLAAPDINADVFREQIAPRFATLKLPATLYASANDKAIRASYNFANWDRIGDIRGPVVGIPGMELVDASAVIMNFMGHDYFASNRVLLTDIATMIKTGQRAKNRGGLKGIPSQAPQYWAFP, encoded by the coding sequence GTGCCACAAGAAGCAGCGCCCGCCATCCCGTGGAGCGTCCCATGGCCGGCTGGAGGGGGCCTGTTCGGCAACATCGGCAACCTGGTCGGCAGCATGGGCAATGGCGGCAGGCCAGGGCCAGAACCAACGCCAAAGCACAAGACCGCGACGGCTGGCGCCTTGGACGTCACCGTGTATTACGCCACCGACAGGCAGTACCAGAGCGGCAGCCGCAACTATGGCTGGCAGCCCAACCGCGCGCCGCCCAATCTGAGCTACGGCAGCGTGCAAGTGAGCATTCCTGAAAAAAGAGCGCCAGGCGAACTGCCGCTGCCACCGTGGTACGACGTCCTTTCCGGCGACGATGCGCAAAAATATGTGCTGATCAAGGGGATCACGCGCCTGTCCCGCGCGAATTTCCTCGCCGCCGTGAAGGCCAGGATACAGGCTGCCCCGGAACGGCGCGCCGCCTTCATCTACATCCACGGCTACAGCAATTCCTTTGACGATGCCGCCCGGCGCACGGCCCAGATGGCGGCCGACCTCGACATCGGCGCCCTGCCCGTGTTCTACAGCTGGCCATCGAAGGGCACGCTGGCCGGCTATGAATTCGATGAAAACTCTGCCGAATGGACGCAGACGCACCTGCAAGCCTTCCTGGCCGACTTTGCGGAGCACTCTTCCGCCACCGATATCTACATCATCGCCCACAGCATGGGCAATCGCCCGATGACGCTGGCACTGGCCGCCCTGCTGGAAAAACGTCCCGACCTGCGCTCCCTGTTCAAGCAGGTGGTGCTGGCGGCACCGGACATCAATGCCGACGTCTTCCGCGAGCAGATCGCTCCCCGCTTCGCCACCCTCAAGCTGCCCGCCACCCTGTATGCGTCCGCGAACGACAAGGCCATCCGTGCTTCCTACAATTTTGCCAACTGGGACAGGATAGGCGACATCCGCGGCCCCGTCGTTGGCATTCCCGGCATGGAACTCGTCGATGCCTCGGCCGTCATCATGAACTTCATGGGCCATGATTACTTTGCCAGCAACCGGGTCCTGCTGACCGACATCGCCACCATGATCAAGACGGGGCAGCGGGCCAAAAACCGTGGCGGCTTGAAAGGCATACCCTCTCAGGCACCACAATACTGGGCTTTTCCCTGA